A stretch of Triticum aestivum cultivar Chinese Spring chromosome 1D, IWGSC CS RefSeq v2.1, whole genome shotgun sequence DNA encodes these proteins:
- the LOC123183167 gene encoding subtilisin-like protease SBT3.9, producing MGFYTRSSSEARVAWMLLLLCSCTLLLRAHGGGSRKLYITYLGDVRHGHPDDVVASHHDMLGTLLQSKEESVASMVYHYKHGFSGFAAMLTQDQATRLAEFPEVISVKPSRRVRTTTTRSWDFLGLNYQSSHTPASELLQMSNFGEDVIIGVVDTGIWPESRSFSDVGYGPVPARWKGECQTGPDWGINNCSRKIIGARFYTAGVPDEYLKRDSLSPRDHYSHGTHCASTAAGSAVGVDGEEASFHGLAAGVARGGAPRARIAVYKSIFAGYGDSATVLAAIDDAIHDGVDVLSLSLTVPYENSYGALHAVQKGITVVYSAGNDGPRPQTVEDTSPWVLTVAASKIDRSFPTVITLGNKQQMVGQSLYYQVKNINSSSHTARNFTKLICAQSCVPRHEVLHHIDVKGAILVCLNDNDAINPSDDFHHAAKYVVEGGGSGLIFAQYTTDTLSSTVAYCPGIACVIVDIYISRRICQYAFDSSSPTAKIEPTRTVMSKDVLASKVASFSSRGPSADYPAFIKPDVAAPGANILAAVGDSYVTKSGTSMAAPHAAGVAALLKALHPDWSPAAIKSAIVTTAHVTDGHGMPILAEGLPRKVADPFDYGGGNINPCGAAHPGLIYDIDPHDYNKFFQCANVKEGISAIASCNTTSMPEYNLNLPSISVPDFRSAITVSRTVTNVGELHSVYHVVVQSPTGVNMEVFPDVLVFDAANKVRKFEVKLSPIWNFQGGYTFGSITWQNDRQVVRIPVATRITIQDFYADVA from the exons ATGGGTTTCTACACGCGTTCTTCCTCAGAAGCACGGGTAGCTTGGATGCTCCTGCTGCTTTGCTCGTGCACACTGTTACTCAGGGCACACGGAGGAGGATCTCGCAAG CTTTACATAACCTACCTAGGCGATGTGAGGCATGGGCACCCAGATGATGTCGTCGCCTCGCACCATGACATGCTCGGCACTCTTCTCCAAAG CAAGGaggaatctgtggcctccatggtCTACCACTACAAGCATGGTTTCTCGGGCTTCGCCGCCATGCTCACCCAAGACCAAGCAACAAGACTTGCAG AGTTTCCGGAAGTCATCAGCGTGAAGCCGAGCAGGAGGGTCAGGACCACCACCACGCGGAGCTGGGACTTCCTTGGGCTCAACTACCAGTCCTCCCACACGCCGGCCAGTGAGCTGCTCCAAATGAGCAACTTCGGAGAGGACGTAATCATCGGAGTTGTTGACACCG GGATCTGGCCGGAGTCAAGAAGCTTCAGCGATGTAGGGTACGGACCGGTGCCAGCGAGGTGGAAAGGGGAGTGCCAGACCGGGCCGGACTGGGGCATCAACAACTGCAGCCGGAAAATCATCGGCGCGCGGTTCTACACCGCTGGGGTCCCCGACGAGTACCTCAAAAGGGACTCGCTGTCACCGCGGGACCACTACAGCCACGGCACCCATTGTGCTTCCACCGCAGCTGGCTCAGCCGTAGGCGTGGACGGCGAGGAGGCTAGCTTCCACGGCCTTGCTGCGGGGGTGGCGCGGGGAGGCGCACCGCGCGCTCGCATCGCGGTGTACAAGTCCATCTTTGCTGGCTACGGTGATTCAGCCACTGTGCTGGCCGCCATTGATGACGCAATCCACGACGGGGTGGATGTATTGTCGCTGTCCCTCACTGTGCCGTACGAGAACTCGTACGGTGCCCTGCACGCGGTCCAGAAGGGGATCACTGTGGTATACTCCGCGGGAAACGACGGACCCAGGCCGCAGACCGTCGAGGATACCTCGCCTTGGGTCCTCACTGTAGCGGCGAGCAAGATCGACCGCTCGTTCCCGACGGTGATCACGTTGGGAAACAAGCAGCAAATGGTGGGCCAGTCTCTCTATTACCAAGTGAAGAACATCAACTCATCATCACACACGGCTAGAAATTTCACAAAGCTTATATGTGCACAATC TTGTGTGCCGAGACATGAGGTTCTTCATCATATTGACGTGAAAGGGGCTATCCTGGTGTGCTTAAATGATAATGACGCGATCAATCCATCAGATGATTTCCACCATGCGGCGAAGTACGTGGTGGAAGGCGGGGGATCCGGGCTCATCTTCGCGCAATACACAACGGACACCCTGAGTTCCACAGTGGCTTACTGCCCGGGCATCGCCTGCGTTATCGTCGACATCTACATCTCCAGGAGGATATGCCAATACGCATTCGACTCAAG CTCGCCCACAGCAAAAATCGAACCCACGCGCACCGTCATGAGCAAAGATGTGCTGGCTTCGAAAGTGGCGTCCTTCTCTTCGAGAGGCCCATCGGCTGATTACCCGGCCTTCATCAAGCCTGACGTAGCTGCGCCCGGAGCCAACATCTTAGCAGCAGTGGGAGATTCTTACGTAACTAAGTCAGGAACGTCCATGGCAGCCCCGCATGCAGCGGGTGTCGCCGCGCTGCTCAAAGCTCTGCACCCGGATTGGTCTCCTGCTGCAATAAAGTCAGCCATCGTCACCACTG CGCATGTAACTGATGGACACGGCATGCCGATCCTAGCGGAAGGACTACCGCGGAAGGTCGCCGATCCATTCGACTATGGAGGCGGGAACATCAACCCATGCGGGGCAGCTCATCCCGGCCTAATTTATGACATTGATCCACACGATTACAACAAATTCTTTCAATGCGCCAATGTCAAGGAGGGGATATCTGCGATCGCAAGCTGCAACACCACCTCTATGCCAGAGTATAACCTCAATCTGCCGTCCATCTCGGTTCCCGATTTTAGGAGCGCGATCACCGTCTCGAGGACGGTAACCAATGTCGGCGAGCTCCATTCTGTGTACCACGTTGTAGTCCAGAGCCCGACTGGAGTCAATATGGAGGTTTTCCCGGATGTTCTGGTGTTCGATGCTGCGAACAAAGTCCGGAAATTCGAGGTGAAGCTGTCACCTATCTGGAACTTTCAAGGGGGCTACACGTTTGGCAGCATCACTTGGCAGAATGACCGACAAGTAGTGAGGATTCCAGTTGCGACCCGGATTACGATTCAGGATTTCTATGCGGATGTTGCATAA